The following are from one region of the Magallana gigas chromosome 6, xbMagGiga1.1, whole genome shotgun sequence genome:
- the LOC136269668 gene encoding transcription initiation factor TFIID subunit 12-like — protein sequence MPIFLSIPGDIRCITVNFKPHDLPSTTATTTPTVITKPPSTTSTVKNTPQSKSTPAKNKPPITTINGKRISTLTTTEAKGIPPITTTEAKAILPITATEAKGIPPITTTEAKGIPPITTNDSITLLTFSTNPYNTLKHGLPQTTHTFIAGSNRTKNTDTGTSETSHCDVTKVKKKATKGRVECYCIHPDSGVVTKVIALNPRVSLEKLLIAAGLGAGAMITTLGVVAFLFTLTKRCRSSHKSKPWKENKTSIPSLTGKED from the exons ATGCCTATCTTTCTCAGTATTCCTGGGGATATAAGGTGCATCACAGTAAACTTTAAGCCTCACG ATTTACCATCAACCACAGCCACAACAACACCTACTGTAATAACCAAACCACCATCTACAACATCTACTGTGAAAAACACACCGCAATCCAAAAGTACTCCTGCAAAAAACAAACCACCAATCACAACAATTAATGGAAAAAGAATATCAACTCTTACGACCACCGAAGCAAAAGGAATACCACCTATTACGACCACTGAAGCAAAAGCAATACTACCTATTACGGCCACTGAAGCAAAAGGAATACCACCTATTACGACCACTGAAGCAAAAGGAATACCACCTATTACGACCAATGACTCAATTACCTTACTAACATTTTCAACAAATCCTTACAACACACTGAAACATGGATTGCCACAAACAACTCACACATTTATAGCAGGCTCAAACAGGACAAAAAATACCGACACAGGGACAAGTGAAACAAGTCACTGCGATGTTACTAAAG tcaAGAAAAAGGCG acaAAAGGACGAGTAGAATGCTATTGCATTCATCCAGACAGCGGAGTCGTTACCAAAGTTATAGCTCTAAACCCACGTGTTTCCTTGGAGAAACTGTTGATAGCGGCAGGGCTGGGAGCAGGAGCGATGATTACAACCCTCGGGGTGGTGGCTTTCCTGTTTACTCTCACAAAGAGGTGTCGAAGTTCTCACAAATCAAAACCCTGGAAGGAAAACAAAACAAGTATTCCTAGCCTAACAGGAAAGGAAGATTGA